A section of the Jaculus jaculus isolate mJacJac1 chromosome 6, mJacJac1.mat.Y.cur, whole genome shotgun sequence genome encodes:
- the LOC123461410 gene encoding CCR4-NOT transcription complex subunit 7-like, with the protein MPAATVDHSQRICEVWACNLDEEMKKIRQVIRKYNNVAMDTEFPGVVARPIGEFRSNADYHYQLLRCNVDLLKIIQLRLTFMNEQGEYRPGTSTCQFNFKLNLT; encoded by the coding sequence ATGCCAGCAGCAACTGTAGATCATAGCCAAAGAATTTGTGAAGTTTGGGCTTGTAACCTGGATGAAGAGATGAAGAAAATTCGTCAAGTTATCCGAAAATACAATAATGTTGCTATGGACACCGAGTTTCCAGGTGTGGTTGCAAGACCCATTGGAGAATTCAGGAGCAATGCTGACTATCACTACCAACTATTGCGGTGTAATGTAGACTTGTTAAAGATAATTCAGCTAAGATTGACATTTATGAATGAGCAAGGAGAATACCGTCCAGGAACTTCAACTTGccagtttaattttaaacttaatttGACGTAA